In Anaerolineales bacterium, the following proteins share a genomic window:
- a CDS encoding 4Fe-4S dicluster domain-containing protein, with protein sequence MHEPSGRDGFQSEVIAATPGGEALLTCIQCGTCGGSCPSGPDMDHSPRQLFAMINAGLREDVLRSNTPWFCVSCYYCMTRCPKEIPITELMYSLKRMAVRQGLFDDSKAPDFSRAFIRWVEDYGRSFELGLMGMHMIRHNPFGAFKIVDMGVGMLTKGRMAFTPTRIKGLDGLKRILAKAKQLEAQA encoded by the coding sequence ATGCATGAGCCGAGCGGGAGAGACGGCTTCCAGAGCGAGGTCATCGCCGCCACCCCGGGAGGGGAGGCGCTGCTGACCTGCATCCAGTGCGGGACCTGCGGAGGCTCGTGCCCTTCAGGACCCGACATGGATCACTCGCCGCGGCAGCTGTTCGCCATGATCAACGCCGGGCTGCGGGAGGATGTGCTGCGCTCCAATACGCCGTGGTTCTGCGTGTCGTGCTACTACTGCATGACCCGCTGCCCCAAGGAGATTCCGATCACCGAGCTCATGTACAGCCTGAAGCGCATGGCTGTACGCCAGGGGCTGTTCGACGACTCCAAGGCCCCCGATTTCTCGCGGGCGTTCATTCGCTGGGTGGAGGACTACGGGCGGTCCTTTGAGCTCGGCCTGATGGGGATGCACATGATCCGCCACAACCCCTTCGGCGCCTTCAAGATCGTCGACATGGGCGTCGGCATGCTCACCAAAGGACGCATGGCCTTCACCCCGACCCGCATCAAGGGCCTGGACGGCTTGAAGCGAATCCTGGCCAAGGCCAAGCAGCTGGAGGCGCAGGCATGA
- a CDS encoding CoB--CoM heterodisulfide reductase iron-sulfur subunit B family protein — protein sequence MKYSYYPGCSLEKNAASYHESTMAIAGPLGLEFVEVEDWNCCGATEYHALNQTAAYSLIARNLAQATKNEGLDTLVAPCSACYLNLRKCDKYMSTEPALAGRVDQALAEAGLSYKGGTLHVRHLLDIVYNDIGLEALQAKTTRPLKGLRVAPYYGCMIVRPGFHNGDDDPEYPMTLDKILGALGAEVVDYPMKAHCCGGHMTQISEATGFELIRQLIKGADDYQADLVVTICPMCQLNLDGFQGAMNRHFGTSYHIPVLYFTQLIGLALGLPPRDLGIGQELVSAAEALAKVGAEIEPTEAAGPRRKRDDKALPMPGRRGEG from the coding sequence ATGAAATACAGCTACTACCCCGGTTGCTCGCTCGAAAAGAACGCCGCTTCCTACCACGAGTCGACGATGGCCATCGCCGGGCCGCTGGGCCTGGAGTTCGTCGAGGTCGAAGACTGGAACTGCTGCGGCGCCACCGAATACCACGCTCTCAACCAGACGGCCGCCTACAGCCTGATCGCCCGCAACCTGGCCCAGGCGACCAAGAATGAAGGCCTGGACACCCTGGTGGCACCCTGCAGCGCCTGCTACCTCAACCTGCGCAAGTGCGACAAGTACATGTCGACCGAGCCAGCCCTGGCAGGGCGCGTCGATCAAGCCTTGGCGGAAGCCGGGCTGAGCTACAAGGGCGGGACACTGCATGTTCGCCATTTGCTGGACATCGTCTACAACGACATCGGCCTGGAGGCCTTGCAGGCCAAGACCACCCGCCCGCTCAAGGGCCTGCGGGTGGCGCCGTACTACGGCTGCATGATCGTCCGCCCGGGCTTCCACAATGGCGACGACGACCCCGAATACCCGATGACGCTGGACAAGATCCTGGGCGCCCTCGGCGCCGAGGTCGTCGACTACCCGATGAAGGCTCACTGCTGCGGCGGCCATATGACCCAGATCAGCGAAGCCACCGGCTTCGAGTTGATCCGACAGCTGATCAAGGGCGCCGACGACTACCAGGCCGACCTGGTCGTCACCATCTGTCCGATGTGCCAGCTCAATCTGGACGGGTTCCAGGGGGCTATGAATCGCCACTTCGGGACTTCGTACCACATTCCCGTCCTGTACTTCACGCAGCTGATCGGCCTGGCCTTGGGGCTCCCGCCCCGCGACCTGGGCATCGGACAGGAGCTCGTGTCCGCCGCCGAGGCCCTGGCCAAGGTGGGGGCGGAGATCGAGCCTACCGAGGCCGCCGGGCCGCGGCGCAAGCGGGATGACAAGGCGCTGCCCATGCCGGGTCGCCGAGGGGAGGGATAG